From Ailuropoda melanoleuca isolate Jingjing chromosome 17, ASM200744v2, whole genome shotgun sequence, the proteins below share one genomic window:
- the LOC100482860 gene encoding zinc finger protein OZF isoform X2, with the protein MLEIFSHLVSVGYCYTTPEVILRLEQAEDACLLEKEFLTRNSSEDCQHDNLLEKSQEIQDRHLWQVLFTHFQRTDTGEERFSQESHLRVNHADLTPFECGQNFSHNLTHTTEKFCNHNICRGTLRHQSAHSACQRTHIRLKPYECSECGKSFHKKSYLLTHQRIHTGEKPYKCNECRKDFSHKSGLQKHEKTHTGERPYECVECGKTFSRKLGLRVHQRTHTGERPYECSECGKTFVQQSALKTHQIIHTGEKPYECNECGKTFAQNSTLRKHQTIHTREKSYECKECGKAFNQKSSLGTHQRTHTGEKPYECKECGKAFSQKANLGKHQRTHTGEKPYECYECGKAFKQKSSLEIHRRIHTGEKPYECNECGKAFIQKSSLEKHQRTHTGEKPYECNECAKAFTTKSGLRVHQRVHTGEKPYECNECGKAFNKKPGLRLHQRTHTGEEHYECNECGRAFTSKSVLRGHQETHKREKL; encoded by the coding sequence aagATTGCCAACATGATAACCTCTTAGAGAAGAGCCAAGAAATCCAAGACAGACATTTGTGGCaagttttatttactcattttcagAGAACTGACACAGGAGAGGAAAGGTTCAGCCAGGAGTCACACTTAAGAGTAAATCACGCAGACCTGACGCCCTTTGAATGTGGACAAAACTTCAGCCATAATTTAACTCACACAACAGAGAAATTCTGTAATCATAATATATGCAGGGGAACCCTCCGCCACCAATCAGCCCACAGTGCATGTCAGAGGACTCACATAAGGTTGAAACCCTATGAGTGTAGTGAATGCGGAAAATCCTTCCATAAGAAATCGTACCTCCTTACGCACCAGAGAATTCACACGGGGGAGAAACCTTACAAGTGTAACGAATGTAGGAAGGATTTCAGCCACAAGTCAGGCCTACAGAAACATGAGAAAACTCACACAGGGGAGAGACCTTACGAGTGTGTTGAATGTGGGAAAACTTTCAGCCGCAAGTTAGGCCTGAGAGTACATCAGAGAACTCATACAGGGGAGAGACCCTATGAATGTAGTGAATGTGGAAAAACTTTTGTCCAGCAGTCAGCTCTCAAAACACATCAGATCAttcacacaggggagaagccttatgaatgtaatgaatgtgggaaaacctTTGCCCAGAACTCAACCCTCAGAAAACACCAGACAATTCACACAAGGGAGAAGTCCTATGAATGCaaggaatgtggaaaagccttcaaCCAGAAGTCAAGTCTAGGAACGCACCAGAGAACTCACACAGGGGAGAAACCATACGAATGTAAAGAGTGTGGGAAGGCTTTCAGTCAGAAGGCAAACCTAGGAAAACACCAGAGAActcacacaggggagaagccctatgaatgttACGAGTGTGGAAAAGCCTTCAAACAGAAGTCAAGCCTAGAAATACACCGGAGAATTCACACAGGGGAGAAACCATACGAATGTAATGAGTGTGGGAAGGCTTTCATTCAGAAGTCAAGCCTGGAAAAACACCAGAGAActcacacaggggagaagccaTATGAATGTAATGAGTGTGCGAAGGCTTTCACCACAAAGTCAGGCCTAAGAGTACATCAAAGGgttcacacaggagagaaaccctatgagtgtaatgaatgtgggaaagcttttAACAAGAAGCCTGGCTTAAGATTACACCAAAGAACTCACACAGGAGAAGAACACTATGAATGTAATGAGTGTGGCAGAGCCTTCACCTCTAAATCAGTCCTCAGAGGACATCAGGAAACTCATAAAAGGGAAAAACTCTAA